Proteins found in one Miscanthus floridulus cultivar M001 chromosome 4, ASM1932011v1, whole genome shotgun sequence genomic segment:
- the LOC136552749 gene encoding auxin-responsive protein SAUR76-like, protein MPHRHHDAASGGDEAPSPRPSASGCYAFLTRSHRAGAYRRLHSAPALEAESEAEAAAVRVEVRTATKGRAKKSVFHVDPAVLEAGPVRRLLAASGRRAPGGGVAVDVDALLFEHLLWLATNARDGVAGDGEEDSAAAADDLSEIVEFYSQDDDDDDDDDRDHELSL, encoded by the coding sequence ATGCCCCACCGCCATCACGACGCCGCCAGCGGCGGCGACGAGGCCCCGTCCCCGCGGCCCTCGGCGTCCGGCTGCTACGCGTTCCTGACGCGCTCCCACCGCGCGGGCGCCTACCGCCGCCTCCACTCCGCGCCGGCGCTCGAGGCCGAGtccgaggccgaggcggcggcggtgagggTGGAGGTCCGGACGGCGACGAAGGGGAGGGCGAAGAAGAGCGTGTTCCACGTCGACCCCGCCGTTCTGGAGGCCGGGCCGGTGCGCCGGCTGCTGGCGGCCTCGGGGCGGCGGGCCCCCGGCGGAGGCGTCGCCGTCGACGTCGACGCCTTGCTGTTCGAGCACCTGCTGTGGCTGGCCACCAATGCCCGCGACGGGGtggccggcgacggcgaggaggacTCCGCCGCTGCCGCTGATGACCTTTCCGAGATCGTCGAGTTCTACTcgcaggacgacgacgacgacgacgacgacgaccgtgACCACGAGTTAAGCTTGTAA
- the LOC136552750 gene encoding uncharacterized protein — protein MSGSNRNGKKGKDGAGAHAAARPVATCMAAAIVSVVVLLVAASVLLFLLSPPAPGTPGQGPPREPVELAIGLSGHERWLEALHAWAKLACFNLRPAEPRYHLLRSPASVTKKTLEMSMETVEHSAESAARATEEALERTTEKVKRKVSLSRSPSAQRPDGDL, from the exons ATGAGCGGCAGCAACAGGAACGGCAAGAAGGGCAAGGATGGCGCCGGCGCCCACGCCGCCGCGCGACCTGTGGCGACCTGCATGGCCGCCGCCATCGTCTCCGTCGTCGTGCTGCTCGTCGCGGCGTCGGTTCTGCTGTTCCTGCTGTCGCCACCGGCGCCGGGGACCCCGGGGCAGGGGCCGCCCCGCGAGCCGGTGGAGCTGGCGATCGGCCTCTCCGGGCACGAGCGCTGGCTCGAGGCTCTCCACGCCTGGGCCAAGCTCGCGTGCTTCAACCTCCGGCCGGCCGAGCCGCG GTACCATCTGCTGCGGAGCCCGGCGTCGGTGACCAAGAAAACCTTGGAGATGAGCATGGAGACGGTGGAGCACTCGGCGGAGTCGGCGGCCAGGGCCACCGAGGAGGCCCTGGAGAGGACCACCGAGAAGGTCAAGAGGAAGGTCTCGCTCTCGCGCTCGCCGTCGGCGCAGCGCCCTGATGGAGACCTCTGA
- the LOC136552752 gene encoding uncharacterized protein: MQAPRESYGLAAMDFEYVPASPGSSRWAGESAARRRQRRLSSPSLRTYLTPAFDAVAGGEGGVSGYSSSSSSGGLELGFDASLLRYRRSCFAASADLDSRVLYSPQSMPPPPPQMRASYLVADDGVWAPGAGHYGSKHEAGRLTGAPGFQDSENRISFVSPPQTSSNLPTTVLGASTSIKLPAELQLPEGSAVATNAELPMPGPEATPSTLKSSADPEPAVEGDEITEALYGDSGRRRLPIFREICPE; encoded by the exons ATGCAAG CTCCGCGTGAGAGCTACGGGCTCGCGGCGATGGACTTCGAGTACGTCCCCGCGTCCCCCGGCAGCAGCAGGTGGGCTGGCGAGtcagcggcgcggcggcggcagcgccgaCTCTCTTCGCCGTCGTTGAGGACCTACCTCACGCCGGCCTTTGACGCCGTGGCCGGCGGGGAAGGCGGCGTGTCTGGGTACTCTTCGTCGTCGTCTTCCGGCGGTCTCGAACTCGGGTTCGACGCCTCGCTCCTCCGCTACCGCCGCTCCTGTTTCGCCGCCTCCGCGGACCTGGACAGCCGCGTCCTCTACTCCCCGCAGTcgatgccaccgccgccgccgcagatgAGGGCTTCGTACCTGGTAGCGGATGATGGGGTTTGGGCACCTGGTGCCGGCCACTACGGCTCCAAACATGAG GCTGGCCGGCTTACTGGCGCACCAGGTTTTCAGGATTCAGAAAACCGCATTTCTTTCGTCTCCCCGCCGCAGACAAGTAGCAATCTTCCTACTACAGTTCTCGGTGCCTCCACCTCCATCAAGCTTCCTGCTGAACTCCAGTTGCCAGAGGGCAGCGCCGTAGCGACCAATGCAGAGCTCCCAATGCCAGGACCAGAAGCTACGCCTTCAACTCTCAAGTCATCTGCTGATCCAGAACCAGCCGTGGAGGGCGATGAAATCACTGAAGCTCTCTACGGTGACAGTGGTCGTCGCAGGCTCCCCATTTTCAGGGAGATCTGTCCAGAATGA
- the LOC136552753 gene encoding uncharacterized protein isoform X1 has protein sequence MASGPDLSSSSSGALAAAAVPDAAPAAAARKDRHIVSWSAEEDGVLRAQIALHGTDKYVFSILCRLKPRLLVALFKLLITAIYFPFGSWTIIAAQFKDKTARQCRRRWYNYLNSECKKGGWSREEDMLLCEAQKVLGNKWTEIAKVVSGRTDNAVKNRFSTLCKRRAKDEELYQENGVPCSNSNAKRVLTETEGLTPGGVASLLHIKQMRSSSSDLKENLVPNVRLFEQEKSTQDARQPLATISSNNQDNVDTVKSQNCVKREGNFLNKDDPKVATLLQQADLLCSLATKIKSDNTSQSLDEAWQQLQDHLVKKEHNEVPENSGSEIGSLLEELDDLIVDPYESKDEDEQKLSKHIGQTDVDNDQCNGSLQTSIEVTSNMVPEEMMEDCPVDNCKEDSSLCRNVLSGSTEPCPGAKIPACGNLSEDQVAEDSMLQRVESTSAITDIDDLIIDPYEREEEDEEKSGEQNGQIDVHDEQCFGSSQTIMEVISDMAPDEVMKTCPADNCEEHNSICQNVLSGSMEPCPGAEIPASEKLSELAEDSRLQCMEFASPVLTNFESKDCGETPAPQNLNEIAEDSRLRCIEFTSPAHTVLQDKAGAENFASPSFAVVAKDSKPPSLEFTSPAHTVATFQPYADDMPTPKFTASERNFLLSVIELTSPGSRPETSQQPSCKRALLNSL, from the exons ATGGCGTCCGGGCCCGAtctgagctcctcctcctccggcgcccTGGCGGCCGCGGCCGTACCGGACGCAGCGCCGGCGGCCGCCGCCAGGAAGGACCGCCACATCGTCAGTTGGAGCGCCGAG GAGGATGGCGTGCTTCGTGCTCAAATCGCGCTTCATGGCACTGATAAGTATGTATTCAGTATTCTCTGCAGACTCAAACCGCGCCTTCTCGTTGCTTTGTTTAAACTTTTAATCACTGCGATTTACTTTCCTTTTGGTAGCTGGACCATTATAGCGGCACAATTCAAGGACAAGACGGCCAGACAGTGCAGGAGAAG ATGGTACAATTATTTGAACTCAGAGTGCAAGAAAGGTGGGTGGTCCAGGGAAGAGGATATGCTTTTGTGTGAG GCTCAAAAAGTTCTTGGAAACAAGTGGACTGAAATTGCAAAAGTTGTCTCTGGAAG AACTGACAATGCAGTGAAGAATCGCTTTTCTACCCTGTGCAAAAGGAGGGCCAAGGATGAGGAGCTATACCAAGAAAATGGTGTGCCATGTTCCAACTCAAATGCAAAGAGGGTTCTCACAGAAACAGAAGGCCTGACACCAGGCGGAGTTGCCTCCTTGCTACATATTAAGCAGATGAG GTCTTCCAGTTCTGATTTAAAGGAGAACCTTGTACCAAATGTGAGATTATTTGAACAAGAAAAGAGCACACAAGATGCCAGGCAACCTCTTGCTACCATTTCTTCGAACAACCAAGATAACGTGGATACAGTTAAATCCCAAAACT GTGTGAAGCGGGAGGGTAATTTTCTGAACAAGGATGATCCAAAAGTTGCTACTTTATTGCAGCAAGCTGACTTGCTTTGCTCCCTTGCAACAAAAATCAAAAGtgacaatacaagtcaaagcttGGATGAAGCTTGGCAG CAACTGCAAGATCATTTAGTGAAAAAAGAGCACAACGAAGTGCCAGAAAATAGTGGGTCTGAAATAGGTTCACTCCTAGAGGAACTTGATGATTTAATTGTAGACCCCTATGAGAGTAAAGATGAAGATGAACAAAAGTTAAG CAAGCACATTGGACAAACTGATGTGGACAATGATCAGTGTAATGGTTCTTTACAAACTAGCATAGAAGTAACATCAAATATGGTCCCAGAGGAAATGATGGAAGATTGCCCAGTAGATAACTGCAAAGAGGATAGTAGCCTTTGTAGAAACGTGCTTTCTGGAAGTACGGAACCTTGCCCAG GTGCAAAGATACCAGCATGTGGAAATTTGAGTGAGGACCAGGTTGCTGAAGATAGCATGCTTCAACGTGTAGAATCTACATCTGCTATTACAGATATTGATGATTTAATCATAGACCCGTATGAGAGagaagaggaagatgaagaaAAGTCAGG GGAGCAGAATGGACAGATTGATGTTCATGATGAGCAGTGTTTTGGTTCTTCGCAAACTATCATGGAAGTGATATCAGACATGGCCCCTGATGAAGTGATGAAAACTTGTCCAGCAGATAACTGCGAAGAACATAATAGCATTTGCCAAAATGTGCTTTCTGGAAGTATGGAACCTTGCCCAG GTGCAGAAATACCAGCATCTGAAAAATTGAGTGAGCTTGCTGAAGATAGCAGACTTCAATGTATGGAGTTTGCATCTCCTGTCCTGACAAATTTTGAGAGTAAAGACTGTGGAGAAACACCAGCACCACAAAATCTTAATGAGATTGCTGAAGATAGCAGGCTCCGATGTATTGAATTCACCTCCCCAGCTCACACAGTTCTCCAAGATAAAGCCGGTGCAGAAAACTTTGCATCCCCAAGTTTTGCTGTGGTTGCAAAAGATAGTAAGCCTCCATCTTTGGAATTCACGTCCCCTGCTCATACGGTTGCAACATTCCAACCATATGCAGACGACATGCCTACCCCAAAATTCACTGCTAGT GAGAGGAATTTTCTGCTGTCTGTGATAGAGCTGACCTCACCAGGGTCAAGGCCTGAAACTTCTCAGCAGCCATCTTGCAAAAGGGCTCTTCTTAATAGCCTTTGA
- the LOC136552753 gene encoding transcription factor MYB88-like isoform X2 yields MASGPDLSSSSSGALAAAAVPDAAPAAAARKDRHIVSWSAEEDGVLRAQIALHGTDKYVFSILCRLKPRLLVALFKLLITAIYFPFGSWTIIAAQFKDKTARQCRRRWYNYLNSECKKGGWSREEDMLLCEAQKVLGNKWTEIAKVVSGRTDNAVKNRFSTLCKRRAKDEELYQENGVPCSNSNAKRVLTETEGLTPGGVASLLHIKQMRSSSSDLKENLVPNVRLFEQEKSTQDARQPLATISSNNQDNVDTVKSQNCVKREGNFLNKDDPKVATLLQQADLLCSLATKIKSDNTSQSLDEAWQQLQDHLVKKEHNEVPENSGSEIGSLLEELDDLIVDPYESKDEDEQKLSIEVTSNMVPEEMMEDCPVDNCKEDSSLCRNVLSGSTEPCPGAKIPACGNLSEDQVAEDSMLQRVESTSAITDIDDLIIDPYEREEEDEEKSGEQNGQIDVHDEQCFGSSQTIMEVISDMAPDEVMKTCPADNCEEHNSICQNVLSGSMEPCPGAEIPASEKLSELAEDSRLQCMEFASPVLTNFESKDCGETPAPQNLNEIAEDSRLRCIEFTSPAHTVLQDKAGAENFASPSFAVVAKDSKPPSLEFTSPAHTVATFQPYADDMPTPKFTASERNFLLSVIELTSPGSRPETSQQPSCKRALLNSL; encoded by the exons ATGGCGTCCGGGCCCGAtctgagctcctcctcctccggcgcccTGGCGGCCGCGGCCGTACCGGACGCAGCGCCGGCGGCCGCCGCCAGGAAGGACCGCCACATCGTCAGTTGGAGCGCCGAG GAGGATGGCGTGCTTCGTGCTCAAATCGCGCTTCATGGCACTGATAAGTATGTATTCAGTATTCTCTGCAGACTCAAACCGCGCCTTCTCGTTGCTTTGTTTAAACTTTTAATCACTGCGATTTACTTTCCTTTTGGTAGCTGGACCATTATAGCGGCACAATTCAAGGACAAGACGGCCAGACAGTGCAGGAGAAG ATGGTACAATTATTTGAACTCAGAGTGCAAGAAAGGTGGGTGGTCCAGGGAAGAGGATATGCTTTTGTGTGAG GCTCAAAAAGTTCTTGGAAACAAGTGGACTGAAATTGCAAAAGTTGTCTCTGGAAG AACTGACAATGCAGTGAAGAATCGCTTTTCTACCCTGTGCAAAAGGAGGGCCAAGGATGAGGAGCTATACCAAGAAAATGGTGTGCCATGTTCCAACTCAAATGCAAAGAGGGTTCTCACAGAAACAGAAGGCCTGACACCAGGCGGAGTTGCCTCCTTGCTACATATTAAGCAGATGAG GTCTTCCAGTTCTGATTTAAAGGAGAACCTTGTACCAAATGTGAGATTATTTGAACAAGAAAAGAGCACACAAGATGCCAGGCAACCTCTTGCTACCATTTCTTCGAACAACCAAGATAACGTGGATACAGTTAAATCCCAAAACT GTGTGAAGCGGGAGGGTAATTTTCTGAACAAGGATGATCCAAAAGTTGCTACTTTATTGCAGCAAGCTGACTTGCTTTGCTCCCTTGCAACAAAAATCAAAAGtgacaatacaagtcaaagcttGGATGAAGCTTGGCAG CAACTGCAAGATCATTTAGTGAAAAAAGAGCACAACGAAGTGCCAGAAAATAGTGGGTCTGAAATAGGTTCACTCCTAGAGGAACTTGATGATTTAATTGTAGACCCCTATGAGAGTAAAGATGAAGATGAACAAAAGTTAAG CATAGAAGTAACATCAAATATGGTCCCAGAGGAAATGATGGAAGATTGCCCAGTAGATAACTGCAAAGAGGATAGTAGCCTTTGTAGAAACGTGCTTTCTGGAAGTACGGAACCTTGCCCAG GTGCAAAGATACCAGCATGTGGAAATTTGAGTGAGGACCAGGTTGCTGAAGATAGCATGCTTCAACGTGTAGAATCTACATCTGCTATTACAGATATTGATGATTTAATCATAGACCCGTATGAGAGagaagaggaagatgaagaaAAGTCAGG GGAGCAGAATGGACAGATTGATGTTCATGATGAGCAGTGTTTTGGTTCTTCGCAAACTATCATGGAAGTGATATCAGACATGGCCCCTGATGAAGTGATGAAAACTTGTCCAGCAGATAACTGCGAAGAACATAATAGCATTTGCCAAAATGTGCTTTCTGGAAGTATGGAACCTTGCCCAG GTGCAGAAATACCAGCATCTGAAAAATTGAGTGAGCTTGCTGAAGATAGCAGACTTCAATGTATGGAGTTTGCATCTCCTGTCCTGACAAATTTTGAGAGTAAAGACTGTGGAGAAACACCAGCACCACAAAATCTTAATGAGATTGCTGAAGATAGCAGGCTCCGATGTATTGAATTCACCTCCCCAGCTCACACAGTTCTCCAAGATAAAGCCGGTGCAGAAAACTTTGCATCCCCAAGTTTTGCTGTGGTTGCAAAAGATAGTAAGCCTCCATCTTTGGAATTCACGTCCCCTGCTCATACGGTTGCAACATTCCAACCATATGCAGACGACATGCCTACCCCAAAATTCACTGCTAGT GAGAGGAATTTTCTGCTGTCTGTGATAGAGCTGACCTCACCAGGGTCAAGGCCTGAAACTTCTCAGCAGCCATCTTGCAAAAGGGCTCTTCTTAATAGCCTTTGA
- the LOC136552753 gene encoding uncharacterized protein isoform X3, protein MASGPDLSSSSSGALAAAAVPDAAPAAAARKDRHIVSWSAEEDGVLRAQIALHGTDNWTIIAAQFKDKTARQCRRRWYNYLNSECKKGGWSREEDMLLCEAQKVLGNKWTEIAKVVSGRTDNAVKNRFSTLCKRRAKDEELYQENGVPCSNSNAKRVLTETEGLTPGGVASLLHIKQMRSSSSDLKENLVPNVRLFEQEKSTQDARQPLATISSNNQDNVDTVKSQNCVKREGNFLNKDDPKVATLLQQADLLCSLATKIKSDNTSQSLDEAWQQLQDHLVKKEHNEVPENSGSEIGSLLEELDDLIVDPYESKDEDEQKLSKHIGQTDVDNDQCNGSLQTSIEVTSNMVPEEMMEDCPVDNCKEDSSLCRNVLSGSTEPCPGAKIPACGNLSEDQVAEDSMLQRVESTSAITDIDDLIIDPYEREEEDEEKSGEQNGQIDVHDEQCFGSSQTIMEVISDMAPDEVMKTCPADNCEEHNSICQNVLSGSMEPCPGAEIPASEKLSELAEDSRLQCMEFASPVLTNFESKDCGETPAPQNLNEIAEDSRLRCIEFTSPAHTVLQDKAGAENFASPSFAVVAKDSKPPSLEFTSPAHTVATFQPYADDMPTPKFTASERNFLLSVIELTSPGSRPETSQQPSCKRALLNSL, encoded by the exons ATGGCGTCCGGGCCCGAtctgagctcctcctcctccggcgcccTGGCGGCCGCGGCCGTACCGGACGCAGCGCCGGCGGCCGCCGCCAGGAAGGACCGCCACATCGTCAGTTGGAGCGCCGAG GAGGATGGCGTGCTTCGTGCTCAAATCGCGCTTCATGGCACTGATAA CTGGACCATTATAGCGGCACAATTCAAGGACAAGACGGCCAGACAGTGCAGGAGAAG ATGGTACAATTATTTGAACTCAGAGTGCAAGAAAGGTGGGTGGTCCAGGGAAGAGGATATGCTTTTGTGTGAG GCTCAAAAAGTTCTTGGAAACAAGTGGACTGAAATTGCAAAAGTTGTCTCTGGAAG AACTGACAATGCAGTGAAGAATCGCTTTTCTACCCTGTGCAAAAGGAGGGCCAAGGATGAGGAGCTATACCAAGAAAATGGTGTGCCATGTTCCAACTCAAATGCAAAGAGGGTTCTCACAGAAACAGAAGGCCTGACACCAGGCGGAGTTGCCTCCTTGCTACATATTAAGCAGATGAG GTCTTCCAGTTCTGATTTAAAGGAGAACCTTGTACCAAATGTGAGATTATTTGAACAAGAAAAGAGCACACAAGATGCCAGGCAACCTCTTGCTACCATTTCTTCGAACAACCAAGATAACGTGGATACAGTTAAATCCCAAAACT GTGTGAAGCGGGAGGGTAATTTTCTGAACAAGGATGATCCAAAAGTTGCTACTTTATTGCAGCAAGCTGACTTGCTTTGCTCCCTTGCAACAAAAATCAAAAGtgacaatacaagtcaaagcttGGATGAAGCTTGGCAG CAACTGCAAGATCATTTAGTGAAAAAAGAGCACAACGAAGTGCCAGAAAATAGTGGGTCTGAAATAGGTTCACTCCTAGAGGAACTTGATGATTTAATTGTAGACCCCTATGAGAGTAAAGATGAAGATGAACAAAAGTTAAG CAAGCACATTGGACAAACTGATGTGGACAATGATCAGTGTAATGGTTCTTTACAAACTAGCATAGAAGTAACATCAAATATGGTCCCAGAGGAAATGATGGAAGATTGCCCAGTAGATAACTGCAAAGAGGATAGTAGCCTTTGTAGAAACGTGCTTTCTGGAAGTACGGAACCTTGCCCAG GTGCAAAGATACCAGCATGTGGAAATTTGAGTGAGGACCAGGTTGCTGAAGATAGCATGCTTCAACGTGTAGAATCTACATCTGCTATTACAGATATTGATGATTTAATCATAGACCCGTATGAGAGagaagaggaagatgaagaaAAGTCAGG GGAGCAGAATGGACAGATTGATGTTCATGATGAGCAGTGTTTTGGTTCTTCGCAAACTATCATGGAAGTGATATCAGACATGGCCCCTGATGAAGTGATGAAAACTTGTCCAGCAGATAACTGCGAAGAACATAATAGCATTTGCCAAAATGTGCTTTCTGGAAGTATGGAACCTTGCCCAG GTGCAGAAATACCAGCATCTGAAAAATTGAGTGAGCTTGCTGAAGATAGCAGACTTCAATGTATGGAGTTTGCATCTCCTGTCCTGACAAATTTTGAGAGTAAAGACTGTGGAGAAACACCAGCACCACAAAATCTTAATGAGATTGCTGAAGATAGCAGGCTCCGATGTATTGAATTCACCTCCCCAGCTCACACAGTTCTCCAAGATAAAGCCGGTGCAGAAAACTTTGCATCCCCAAGTTTTGCTGTGGTTGCAAAAGATAGTAAGCCTCCATCTTTGGAATTCACGTCCCCTGCTCATACGGTTGCAACATTCCAACCATATGCAGACGACATGCCTACCCCAAAATTCACTGCTAGT GAGAGGAATTTTCTGCTGTCTGTGATAGAGCTGACCTCACCAGGGTCAAGGCCTGAAACTTCTCAGCAGCCATCTTGCAAAAGGGCTCTTCTTAATAGCCTTTGA